CCGCACAGCGACAGCATGGTCTTCTTGTCCGCGGGCGTCACCGGCAGCTGGTACTTCAGCGACACCTGCGCCCACCGGATCGCGTACGCGCAGTGCACCTCGGTGTTGGCGGGCAGCCAGCTCGCCGGGCCGGAGTCGCCCTTCGACGCGTTCTGCGAGCCGTCCGCCGGGATCAGGTTGAGCGGGTCGTTGGCGATCTGCACCCGCTTCGCCTTCTCCCACTGCGCGGCGCCCTGCTGCCAGTCGTAGGACAGCGGCATCACGTGGTCGATCTGGATCTTCGACGCCTGCTGCTTGGTCCACTGCACGGTCTTGCCGGTGTACGGGTCCCAGATCGTCATCCCGGTGACCACGCAGCCGGAGGCGTCCTTGTGCTCGACCTTCTGCCCGTCCCGTGCCAGCACGTCGTCCCGCGTCCCGCAGTTGTTGTGCCCGAGCGGGATCCCGTCCACGTTGTCCGTCCAGGCGGGCCCGAACTGGTCCCGGTCGTACCCGGTCTTCGGCCCCGCGTCGGCGGTCTTCACCTTGGCGATCAGCTCCCGCCCGGCCTTCCGGTCCGCGTCCGAGGTGACCGGCGCCAGCCCGGGCTTCGTCCCGTCCGGGTTCTGCAGCGGGCTCGTCCCCCGGGACGCCGAACCCGGCTTGGTGGAATCCCCCGACGTCTTGCCGCCGGTGCACCCGCCGAGCGCGAGCGAACCGAGCAGGACGACGGTGACAACTGCACTACGGCGGCGGGATCGCACGGTGTTCCTCTGCGAATGGGCGACTCTGACGACCCAACAGGAGACCAGCCGCCCCACCGCCGGTCAAGCCGGGCGCACCGCACCATGACACAGCTCACAATCCGGGCATATGCTGTTCGGCTCCCCGTCGCCGTTCCGCCTCACGGCCCGTCAGCCGCCGATCGCCGACATCGGCCGGTCCGGGCGGACGAACCCCTCGTCGCCGATCCGGTGGCCCGGGCCCTTGCGGGCGACGCAGGCGCGCCAGGCGGCCTCGATCCCGTCGTCGTCGGCGCCGCCGCGCAGCAGTGCCCGCAGGTCGGACTCCTCGGTGGCGAACAGGCAGTTGCGCAGTTGCCCGTCGGCGGTGAGCCGGACCCGGTCGCAGCCGCCGCAGAACGGGCGGGTGACGGAGGCGATCACGCCGACCACGTGCGGGGTGCCGTCCAGCCGCCACTCCTCCGCGGGGGCGTTGCCGTGCCGGCCGACCGGGACCAGCCGCCAGCGCTCGCCGAGGACGCCCAGGATCTCCTCCGCGGTGACCATCGCCTCCCGGTTCCAGGCGCCCTGCGCGTCCAGCGGCATCGACTCGATGAACCGCATCCGGTAGCCGCCCGCGACGGCGAACTCCACCAGGTCGACGATCTCGTCCTCGTTCACGCCGCGCACCGGCACCGCGTTGACCTTCACCGGCTCCAGCCCGGCCGCCCTGGCCGCGGCCAAGCCCGCCAGCACGTCGGCGAGCCGGTCCCGGCGGGTGATCGCGGCGTACCGCTCGGGCCGCAGGGTGTCCAGGCTGACGTTCGCCCGGTGCAGCCCGGCCTGCTTCAACTCCGGTGCGAGGCGGGCGAGTCCGATGCCGTTGGTGGTCAGCGAGAGCTCCGCGCCGAGCGTGGAGAGCCGTTCCACCAGACCGGGCAGGCCGCGCCGCAGCAGGGGTTCGCCGCCGGTCAGCCGGAGGGTCCTGATGCCGAGGCGGTGGACGGCGATCCCGGCCAGCCGCAGCAGTTCGCCGTCGGTGAGCACCTCCGCCTTCGGCAGCCAGTCCAGGCCCTCCGCGGGCATGCAGTAGGTGCAGCGCAGGTTGCACCGGTCGGTGAGGGAGATCCGCAGGTCGGTGTGGACCCGGCCGAAGCGGTCGACCAGCGGGGCGGGGGCGGGAGTGGTGCGCGGTGCCATTGGCCCAGTGAACGGGGGCGCCGGGGGGACGGTCCAGGGACGGAACGGCCGGGACCGGGCGGCCGGCGGCGCGCGGCCGCTGTCGGATCGTCCAAAGCAGCGGGCCGGGCGGCCGGGGCAGACTGGCCCCATGGCGGAGTTGCGGGTGCCGGCGCTGGTGCTGGCGGCGGGCGGCGGGTCACGTCTCGGCGGTCGGCCGAAGGCGCTGCTGCGGTACGGCGGTCGACCGCTGCTGGAGCACGTGCTGGCGGTGGCCCGGGACGGCGGCTGCACCGGCGCGGTGGCGGTGCTCGGCGCCTCGGCGGCGGAGGTGCGGGCCCGGGTGGCGACCGGCGACTGTCGACTCGTCGACAATCCGGACTGGCGCACCGGCATGGCGTCCTCGCTGCGCGCAGGCCTGGCCGCGCTGCCGCCGGAGACCGACGCCGCGCTCGTCCTGCTGGTCGACACCCCCGGGGTCACCGCGGAGGCGGTCCGCCGCCTGCTCGCCGCGCACGCCGGGCGCACCGGTCTCGCCGCGTGCGCCTACGCCGGCCGCCGGGCCCACCCGGTACTGATCGGCGCCACGCACTTCCCCGAGCTCCTGGCCACCGCGACGGGCGACGCCGGGGCCCGCACCCTGCTCGCCACCCACCCCGTCACCCTGGTCGACTGCACCGCCGTCGCCTCCCCGGACGACCTCGACACCCCTGCCGACCTGGCCCGCTGGCACATCACCTGACACCCCCGGCACGGCAACCGTCGCACCACCCCAGGGGGCCCCGGCACCCGCGCCGACCCCACCCCGTCGGCGTGCCGCAGAACTCGGCGCCCGGTCACCCCGCCCTCCGCAGGGGCTCAGCGCGCGGCTTCGGC
The DNA window shown above is from Streptomyces sp. TLI_171 and carries:
- the moaA gene encoding GTP 3',8-cyclase MoaA encodes the protein MAPRTTPAPAPLVDRFGRVHTDLRISLTDRCNLRCTYCMPAEGLDWLPKAEVLTDGELLRLAGIAVHRLGIRTLRLTGGEPLLRRGLPGLVERLSTLGAELSLTTNGIGLARLAPELKQAGLHRANVSLDTLRPERYAAITRRDRLADVLAGLAAARAAGLEPVKVNAVPVRGVNEDEIVDLVEFAVAGGYRMRFIESMPLDAQGAWNREAMVTAEEILGVLGERWRLVPVGRHGNAPAEEWRLDGTPHVVGVIASVTRPFCGGCDRVRLTADGQLRNCLFATEESDLRALLRGGADDDGIEAAWRACVARKGPGHRIGDEGFVRPDRPMSAIGG
- a CDS encoding HNH endonuclease family protein, with protein sequence MRSRRRSAVVTVVLLGSLALGGCTGGKTSGDSTKPGSASRGTSPLQNPDGTKPGLAPVTSDADRKAGRELIAKVKTADAGPKTGYDRDQFGPAWTDNVDGIPLGHNNCGTRDDVLARDGQKVEHKDASGCVVTGMTIWDPYTGKTVQWTKQQASKIQIDHVMPLSYDWQQGAAQWEKAKRVQIANDPLNLIPADGSQNASKGDSGPASWLPANTEVHCAYAIRWAQVSLKYQLPVTPADKKTMLSLCGG
- a CDS encoding NTP transferase domain-containing protein produces the protein MAELRVPALVLAAGGGSRLGGRPKALLRYGGRPLLEHVLAVARDGGCTGAVAVLGASAAEVRARVATGDCRLVDNPDWRTGMASSLRAGLAALPPETDAALVLLVDTPGVTAEAVRRLLAAHAGRTGLAACAYAGRRAHPVLIGATHFPELLATATGDAGARTLLATHPVTLVDCTAVASPDDLDTPADLARWHIT